Sequence from the Helianthus annuus cultivar XRQ/B chromosome 13, HanXRQr2.0-SUNRISE, whole genome shotgun sequence genome:
gtgtcAAAAGTGATCAAACCTCACGTACCATTTTAACAGTCTAACTTGATTGGTATTGAATGAAAATAACATGAccttatgttaaaaaaaaaaataatatttttagttgTTTCTCCTGTCCGAATCTAACTATATCTAATAAAcaataaaatgaaaataacatgaccttatgttaaaaaaaataatatttttagttgTATCTCCTGTCCAAATCTAACTATATCTAATAAACAATAAATAAGTTACTTGTTGCGTTACGTGTTATAATTTTACGAGCCCAAAATTTTTTCCAGCTTTTCTTTTATTCACTCATTCGttctcttattattattattattattattattattattattattatattttttaaatttggaAATGTTAAGTAGAATCATATTTTATCCTTTTATTTTAAGATGTTCTTTTATATTATCCAAATTCTAAgtatttaatttttgttttattgtGTAACATACTAACTTATAACTTGGTATATAATAAAGAAAAAGATATATATTTCCTCTTTTTTAACCAAAAACAGCAATAGAAACGGTCAATGCTTTTGAGTTGTACAATAGACGCATTAGATGGTTGTACTTGAAAGGCTTACATATGCACGTGGGTGGGCACATGCTTACGCCACTCTGTCCTGAATTAGAATGAAACTTGATGGAAGTCGACatcatataatttatttttttccgTTATTTAATATTTTGTCCAACagttttataattttaaaaaatatatatcttatttatttttattttttacacgTTCTCTTGTTAAACTCTATTTTTAGAGAAAAATTGAACATTATTCGTTACATTTGATAATTTTAATGATACATTTGTTCAATGTGTTTGCGCATAATTAGTTTTTATTgatgtaaatatttttttttccagGGTTGTTATGGAACGGGAACTTCGAGCTCGGGCCGAAACCCGCGGACATGAAAGGCACGGAGGTGTTAAAACATGACGCCATCCCCGGATGGAAGATCTTCGGTTTTGTCGAGTATATTAAATCAGGCCAAAAGCAAGGGGACATGTTGCTAGTCGTTCCTGAGGGAGCCTTTGCAGTTAGGCTAGGAAACGAAGCAACAATCGAGCAGACCATAAACGTGACTAAAGGAATGTATTATTCCCTCACGTTTAGTGCTGCTCGAACATGTGCTCAAGAAGAGACACTCAATGTATCGGTAGCACCTGATTTTGGCGTGCTACCAATGCAGACATTGTATAGCAGTAGTGGATGGGACTCATATGCGTGGGCTTTTCAAGCCGAATATAATACGGCTACTATTAAGTTGCATAACCCGGGAGTCGAGGAGGATCCCGCGTGTGGTCCTCTTATTGATTCTATCGCCATCAAAGCTCTATACCCTCCTAGACCATCAAGAGGTATGTCAAATTTCTAGACTTCACTATTTTTACAACTAAAGTAATTTTAGGGTTGTAAACGGCCCAAACAAACATACATGAACGAACATAGTTAAAaacaagagtaaactgccattttggtccctgaggtttggttacttttggcactttagtccaaaacttaaaccttttgcatttgggtccctgtggtttcagttttattgccattttggtccaaaaataaaatcaggtcatccttgtcttataaaatcctgcaattttgtcattttcctcaggggcaaatcaggttatatttgtcttataaaatatggtatttatttataaaaaagaaatgattatTTTGCCCCTGCGGGAAATGACAAAATAACAAGATTTTATTagacaaatatgatctgatttcatttttggatcaaaatggcaataaaattgaaaccacagggacccagatgcaaaaagtttgagttttgtactagagtggcaaaattgaccaaaacACATGGACCAAAATGGCTGTTTACTCTAAAAACAAATAGACGATGTTTTTTCTTAAATGAAATGACACTTCcatttgttttatatatttttcaATAATTTATGTCATTTTATTTATACTCATGTAGTCACTTACTAGATTTGTAAGAGTTATATGTATTGTTTCACCTTTTAATTGTGCATATCTAACatatagagttaattgcccggatggtccctgtagtTTCACGTTTAGTCTCCACCTTTtagaaatagcaggtatgctccctatttgtcattttgttactcggatagtcccttgACATTTACttaggggactatccgagtaacaaaatgacaaaccatagggagcatacctgctataatttccaaactaactgacatctactcaggggactatccgagtaacaaaataacaaattatagggagcatacctgctattttcagaAGGTGgtgactaaacgtgaaaaaaacgtgaaaccacagggaccatccggtcAATTAACTAACATATATTATATTTTTAGATTGTAATATATAACATAATATTGAATACTGTTTTATAACATGTCACAAAAGTTTAAAATAACATCTATAAACTAAGGTTATTGATTATAGGATAGTGACCCTTTCTATAAACAAATTGTAATTATATTTCAATTACAAAATCCAGCACTTTTATAGCATTGGTGCATGCATCATGTCTTGTGGATGAAAAATTGGCACATCATTACTTATTTAATTTCATGCAGATAACATATTGAAAAATGGAGGATTTGAAGAAGGCCCATATATCTTTCCAAACACCTCATGGGGTGTATTGGTCCCACCAAACATTGAAGATGATCATTCCCCACTCCCAGCTTGGATGGTCGAGTCACTTAAAGCCGTAAAGTACATCGACGCGGACCACTTCTCGGTGCCACAAGGAAGGCGAGCCGTGGAGCTAGTGGCCGGTAAAGAGAGTGCCATAGCGCAAGTGGCTAGAACCGTGGTTGGGAAGACTTACCAACTGTTTTTCTCCGTGGGTGATGCTAACAACGCGTGTGAAGGGTCCATGGTCGTTGAGGCATTCGCGAACAAAGAAACGCTAAAAGTGCCGTATCAATCCAAGGGTAAAGGTGGATTCAAGCGCGCTGTTCTCAAGTTTGTGGCAACAAGTACACGAACCAGGATCATGTTCTATAGTACTTTTTACACGATGAGAAGTGACGACTTTTCGTCGCTTTGTGGACCTGTTATCGATGATGTGAAGCTTTTGAGCGTGCGAAAGCCGCGTAAACTTGCTTGAATGGGCCGTGTTCCGGATTAAAAGTGTTTGGAAGACTTGGGAAGAGTGTTTTTTATTAGTAaagaataaacaagttttttgCTTTTAAAACTAGTATAATTAATGGATATGAGTAGTAATTCATACTAAGAATGGTATATAAAGCTGGTAATTGAGAAATGGGGTGTGGTTTTGATTTCATATGTAACTTCACTttaatatatgaaaaaaaaatggaaCATATTGTGTATTTATTCTTATGTGTATGTGTATTTGTATGTATATGTAGGAAACTAGTGAAACCAATATGCCAATGGTCTTAAAGATCTTGAAAAAAGTTATGGAGATTTGATGTGACCCATCAAGGACCTCCTTGCTTCACAAAACTCCAAATAGCACTGCAGCTCACCAATTGTTACCATTTGATTATtctaactattttttttaaaggtgtgaattattcgcgagGTTTAGCATGTGTTGTCGTAATCGAGTTCGTGCTAGAGAGCCCactcgcacaatagatccctaatttaaacccctcaatgagaaacccctataacccagactcgaacttgagacgt
This genomic interval carries:
- the LOC110898513 gene encoding uncharacterized protein LOC110898513, encoding MHRISIMEAAAVLSVLLLCSTIHTAAAVADGLLWNGNFELGPKPADMKGTEVLKHDAIPGWKIFGFVEYIKSGQKQGDMLLVVPEGAFAVRLGNEATIEQTINVTKGMYYSLTFSAARTCAQEETLNVSVAPDFGVLPMQTLYSSSGWDSYAWAFQAEYNTATIKLHNPGVEEDPACGPLIDSIAIKALYPPRPSRDNILKNGGFEEGPYIFPNTSWGVLVPPNIEDDHSPLPAWMVESLKAVKYIDADHFSVPQGRRAVELVAGKESAIAQVARTVVGKTYQLFFSVGDANNACEGSMVVEAFANKETLKVPYQSKGKGGFKRAVLKFVATSTRTRIMFYSTFYTMRSDDFSSLCGPVIDDVKLLSVRKPRKLA